The genomic region GAGGAGAATGTCCCCCGGCCTCCTGGCATAAGCATTATTTCGTATAGAGTTAAAAGCCTCGCCTGCCGCGGGGAATGATGAAGATGAGGTGGTGGGGCGCCCTGCCCCTGATGACGAGGTGGCCCTCGTGGAGACAGCGCAGGTGGTGGGCCCTGCAGAGGGTGATGAGATTGCCCTCGGTGGTGGGGCCGCCGTGGGAGCGGTACCTGATATGATGGGCGTGGAGATTGCGCCGACACCGGCAGCCGGGGACCTGGCACTGGTAGTGGTCCCGGGCAAGGACGCGGTGATGAAGGTCCCTTTTTTCCGGGAGGTCCCAGGCGGCGAGGAAGGTGTCAAGGAGGGCCTCAATAAAAAGGACGAGTTCCTGCCCGCCAGGAGCGGCCCCTTCCGGCCTGCCGGCGACCCAGAGCCTCACGGCGTGGTTCCAGAGGGGGATGAGATCT from Candidatus Eremiobacterota bacterium harbors:
- a CDS encoding HNH endonuclease, which translates into the protein GAPAARPAPTRPHELGVTHRGLTAVIWQVTGASRYFPELPEIISILSGETHKEGTFGSNPQERGALIRFFIKKDLIPLWNHAVRLWVAGRPEGAAPGGQELVLFIEALLDTFLAAWDLPEKRDLHHRVLARDHYQCQVPGCRCRRNLHAHHIRYRSHGGPTTEGNLITLCRAHHLRCLHEGHLVIRGRAPHHLIFIIPRGRRGF